From Halapricum desulfuricans, a single genomic window includes:
- the aroA gene encoding 3-phosphoshikimate 1-carboxyvinyltransferase has protein sequence MDADITQSTVGGTVQAPPSKSYTHRAILAAGYAGGATVRDPLVSADTKATMRAVEAYGGRVDRHDDRLDVTGFDGRPEVPDDVIDCANSGTTMRLVTATAALGDGLTVLTGDDSLRSRPQGPLLDAIDQLDGRAESTRGNGQAPLVVGGPVDGGRVSIPGDVSSQYITALLMAGAITDGGIEIALETELKSAPYVDITLEVLEGFGIDAESTTEGFVVAGGQSYDPDGGEYTVPGDFSSISYLLAMGALAAPDGLAVTGAYPSAQGDAAIVDVLQRMGADLTWDREAGEIDVTRSDLTGVEVSVADTPDLLPTIAVLGAVADGTTRIVDCEHVRYKETDRVAAMAESLTAMGASVEEEHDTLTIHGSDSDLDGTTVDGRADHRIVMSLSVAGLVADGTTTVEGIEHVDVSFPGFFDELEALGAAVER, from the coding sequence ATGGACGCAGACATCACCCAATCGACGGTCGGCGGGACCGTCCAGGCCCCGCCGTCGAAGAGCTACACGCACCGAGCGATCCTGGCAGCCGGCTACGCCGGCGGCGCGACCGTCCGCGATCCGCTGGTGAGTGCCGACACGAAAGCGACGATGCGCGCGGTCGAGGCCTACGGCGGTCGCGTCGACCGCCACGACGACCGCCTCGACGTGACGGGATTCGACGGCCGCCCCGAGGTTCCCGACGACGTGATCGACTGTGCCAACAGCGGCACGACCATGCGCCTCGTGACGGCCACGGCCGCCCTCGGCGACGGACTGACCGTTCTCACCGGTGACGACTCCCTTCGCTCGCGACCGCAGGGCCCGCTCTTGGACGCCATCGACCAACTCGACGGCCGCGCCGAGAGTACTCGCGGGAACGGCCAGGCTCCGCTGGTCGTCGGTGGCCCCGTCGATGGCGGGCGCGTCTCGATCCCGGGCGACGTCTCCTCGCAGTACATCACCGCCCTGCTGATGGCGGGCGCGATCACCGACGGTGGCATCGAGATCGCCCTCGAAACCGAACTCAAATCGGCCCCCTACGTCGACATCACTCTCGAAGTGCTGGAGGGGTTCGGGATCGACGCCGAATCGACAACCGAGGGGTTTGTCGTCGCGGGCGGACAGTCCTACGATCCCGACGGCGGCGAGTACACCGTCCCCGGCGACTTCTCGTCGATCTCGTATCTGCTGGCGATGGGCGCACTCGCCGCGCCGGACGGCCTGGCTGTCACGGGTGCGTATCCCAGCGCGCAGGGCGACGCTGCCATCGTCGATGTCCTCCAGCGGATGGGCGCGGATCTCACCTGGGATCGGGAAGCCGGCGAGATCGACGTTACGCGATCGGATCTGACCGGCGTCGAGGTCAGCGTCGCGGACACTCCGGACCTGCTGCCGACGATCGCCGTCCTCGGGGCTGTCGCGGACGGAACCACGCGGATCGTCGACTGCGAGCACGTCCGCTACAAGGAGACCGACCGCGTCGCCGCGATGGCCGAATCGCTCACTGCGATGGGCGCCTCGGTCGAAGAAGAACACGACACGCTCACGATCCACGGCAGCGACAGTGATCTCGACGGAACGACCGTCGACGGGCGCGCGGACCACCGGATCGTCATGTCGCTCTCGGTCGCCGGGCTCGTCGCTGATGGCACCACGACTGTCGAAGGTATCGAACACGTCGACGTGTCGTTCCCCGGCTTCTTCGACGAACTCGAGGCGCTCGGCGCGGCCGTCGAGCGCTAG
- a CDS encoding glutathione S-transferase family protein, translated as MNMLIDGEWRTDAYRTTNEDGEFERQTTAFRDWVQDEPDARFQPEADRYHLYVCRACPWAHRTLVTRKLKGLEDVISVDYVDPYRGEDGWQFTPEKDGCTPDTVSEADYLREIYVQADPEMTGRVTVPVLWDKQEGTIVNNESEEIMRMLDTAFDDVAENDVDLYPEGYQEEVDRIIDAIYEPINNGVYRTGFADAQEAYDEAVEELFDALDHWDSVLADQRYLAGDRLTEADIAMFTTLVRFDEVYHTHFMCNHTLIREYDNLWPYLRDVYQTGNIAETVNMDHIKEHYYTTHPDVSPKRIVPKGPDPDFEADPGRDDLPGEPPADLRAEATQ; from the coding sequence ATGAACATGCTCATCGACGGAGAGTGGCGAACCGACGCCTACCGAACCACGAACGAGGACGGGGAGTTCGAACGCCAGACGACCGCCTTCCGCGACTGGGTTCAGGACGAGCCGGACGCGCGGTTCCAGCCGGAAGCAGACCGGTATCACCTCTACGTCTGTCGGGCCTGTCCGTGGGCCCACCGGACGCTCGTCACGCGGAAACTGAAGGGGCTGGAAGACGTGATATCGGTCGACTACGTCGATCCCTACCGGGGTGAAGACGGCTGGCAGTTCACGCCCGAGAAGGACGGCTGCACGCCGGACACGGTCAGCGAGGCGGACTACCTGCGGGAGATCTACGTACAGGCCGATCCCGAGATGACGGGACGGGTCACCGTACCCGTGCTCTGGGACAAACAGGAGGGGACGATCGTCAACAACGAATCCGAGGAGATCATGCGGATGCTGGATACGGCGTTCGACGATGTCGCCGAGAACGACGTGGATCTCTACCCCGAGGGCTATCAAGAGGAAGTCGATCGGATCATCGACGCGATCTACGAGCCGATCAACAACGGCGTCTACCGCACCGGATTCGCCGATGCCCAGGAAGCCTACGACGAGGCCGTCGAGGAGTTGTTCGACGCGCTCGACCACTGGGATTCGGTGCTCGCCGACCAGCGGTATCTCGCCGGCGACCGCCTCACCGAGGCAGACATCGCGATGTTCACGACGCTGGTCCGGTTCGACGAAGTCTATCACACGCACTTCATGTGTAACCACACGCTCATCCGCGAGTACGATAACCTCTGGCCGTATCTTCGAGATGTCTATCAAACCGGGAATATCGCTGAGACCGTGAACATGGACCACATCAAGGAGCACTACTACACGACCCATCCCGACGTGAGTCCCAAGCGGATCGTCCCGAAGGGGCCGGATCCGGACTTCGAAGCCGACCCCGGCAGGGACGACCTCCCCGGCGAGCCGCCGGCCGACCTGCGCGCAGAGGCGACACAGTAG
- a CDS encoding 50S ribosomal protein L16 codes for MSDKPASMYRNIDKPSYTRREYITGIPGSKIAQHQMGNKDKESEDYPVQISLLVEEEVQLRHGSMEAARLSANRHLIKELGEGNYKMTLRKFPHQVIRENKQATGAGADRVSDGMRAAFGKIVGTAARIQKGERLFTAYCDVDQADAVKEAYRRAYNKITPPCRIKVERGEELLIS; via the coding sequence ATGTCGGACAAACCCGCCTCGATGTATCGAAACATCGACAAGCCGTCGTACACCCGACGCGAGTACATCACTGGCATTCCCGGGTCGAAGATCGCACAGCACCAGATGGGCAACAAGGACAAGGAGTCCGAGGACTACCCCGTCCAGATCAGCCTCCTCGTCGAAGAGGAAGTACAGTTGCGTCACGGCTCGATGGAGGCCGCTCGGCTGTCGGCTAACCGCCACCTGATCAAGGAACTCGGTGAGGGTAACTACAAGATGACCCTCCGGAAGTTCCCGCATCAGGTCATCCGAGAGAACAAACAGGCCACTGGCGCCGGCGCGGACCGTGTCTCCGACGGGATGCGCGCCGCCTTCGGGAAGATCGTCGGCACCGCCGCCCGCATCCAGAAAGGCGAGCGTCTCTTTACGGCCTACTGTGACGTCGATCAGGCCGACGCGGTCAAGGAGGCCTACCGCCGCGCGTACAACAAGATCACGCCGCCGTGTCGCATCAAGGTCGAACGCGGCGAAGAGCTGCTCATCTCCTGA
- a CDS encoding DUF7410 domain-containing protein, producing the protein MITDTYDVPPGEPVYECPYCGRPFPEERLLALHRGIDHPDRIDAEEQAAFESAYEAEADPLQRYRIAAVGVLVVLYFGLLMAFALLS; encoded by the coding sequence ATGATCACCGATACATACGACGTACCGCCGGGCGAACCGGTCTACGAGTGCCCCTATTGTGGACGGCCGTTTCCCGAGGAACGGCTCCTCGCGCTTCACCGCGGGATCGATCATCCCGACCGCATCGACGCCGAGGAACAGGCGGCTTTCGAGTCCGCATACGAGGCTGAAGCGGACCCCCTCCAGCGCTACCGGATCGCCGCCGTCGGCGTGCTCGTCGTGCTGTATTTCGGCCTGTTGATGGCGTTCGCGCTGCTGAGCTGA
- a CDS encoding PQQ-binding-like beta-propeller repeat protein: protein MVGWPHRRDRDTGDSETSRPNESESVGKRASSTRRHYLQTLGAITAGAGLAGETTQLANAERTSWPQFGYDTANTGHAPENRAPVVNAAKQWEAANDATSGSVPVVADGRLFVTVEDNVYGYNLEDGVTGGDWSWRLRGENAVGSTPTVVDGTAYVGLDKDIRAVSIEGNEGWTYITEGRIETSPVVADGVVYAGSRDENGRLHARDATDGSEVWTHQTWSPIRSSPAVADGTVYVGNDYGNVYAIDTASGERRWTYRDIPEPIRSAVVVGDGRIFVADGAGVLHAIRDGSADWSRDLGVPVGVSPAVADGTVYVPDSDGTLYALDIGDGSNGWTASIDGPGTTPVVASGTVFVGTNGGTVHAFETVDGAERYAADAGSPVLSAPSVADGWLYVLTEQGIAAFSEFVSAAFEYEPSNPKTGQTITFDASSSGPDQLISSYEWSIGGQQATGETVQATFDDIDNYTVALTVTGENGLTDTTEQLIPVSGQAPTAAIEHTPSEPIPNETVTFSAAPSTDPDGEIVSYQWLIGTESKSGEQIEHTFDRAGEFHVQLTVEDETGKTDTVQQRFVVSEPTPTEPTPTPTPTEPTPTPTPTEPAPTNDTDSATGVSESTEDEWVPIGAGALTTLTGIAGWLHFGRDVPEDVHGVDSAENGQPVDDEPPAQLPDDESESENE, encoded by the coding sequence ATGGTCGGCTGGCCCCACCGTCGTGACCGCGATACGGGAGACAGCGAGACGAGTCGCCCGAACGAGAGCGAGTCAGTAGGGAAGCGGGCGTCGTCGACGCGCCGGCACTACCTGCAGACGCTCGGCGCTATTACGGCGGGGGCAGGGCTAGCGGGCGAGACGACACAGCTAGCGAACGCGGAGCGTACGTCGTGGCCACAGTTCGGCTACGACACGGCGAACACGGGGCACGCGCCCGAAAACCGGGCCCCGGTCGTCAACGCGGCCAAGCAGTGGGAGGCCGCGAACGACGCAACGAGCGGGTCGGTTCCCGTCGTTGCGGACGGCCGGCTGTTCGTGACCGTCGAGGACAACGTGTACGGCTATAATCTGGAAGACGGTGTAACGGGCGGTGACTGGTCGTGGCGACTCCGGGGCGAGAACGCGGTCGGTTCGACGCCGACAGTCGTGGACGGGACGGCCTACGTCGGCCTCGACAAGGATATCCGAGCAGTGTCGATCGAGGGAAACGAGGGCTGGACGTATATCACGGAGGGGCGCATCGAGACGTCACCCGTGGTGGCCGACGGGGTCGTGTACGCCGGAAGCCGGGACGAAAACGGGCGACTCCACGCCAGGGATGCGACCGACGGATCGGAAGTCTGGACGCACCAGACCTGGTCGCCGATCCGGTCGTCGCCGGCAGTCGCGGACGGAACAGTCTACGTCGGCAACGACTACGGGAACGTATACGCGATAGACACGGCGAGCGGGGAGAGACGCTGGACGTACAGGGACATCCCCGAACCGATCAGATCGGCCGTCGTCGTCGGAGACGGACGGATATTCGTCGCGGATGGCGCCGGTGTGCTGCATGCGATTCGCGATGGATCGGCCGACTGGTCACGCGACCTCGGTGTGCCGGTTGGCGTGTCACCGGCCGTCGCGGACGGGACAGTATACGTACCCGACTCGGACGGGACGCTGTACGCGCTCGACATCGGCGACGGGAGCAACGGCTGGACGGCGAGCATCGACGGTCCCGGAACGACACCAGTCGTAGCTTCGGGGACAGTCTTCGTCGGGACGAACGGCGGGACAGTTCACGCATTCGAGACGGTGGACGGGGCCGAACGATACGCAGCGGACGCCGGATCACCGGTACTGTCAGCCCCATCGGTAGCTGATGGTTGGCTATATGTCCTGACCGAGCAGGGCATCGCTGCGTTCTCGGAGTTCGTCAGCGCAGCCTTCGAGTACGAGCCGTCGAATCCGAAAACCGGACAGACGATTACCTTCGACGCGTCGTCGTCCGGTCCGGACCAGTTGATATCGTCGTACGAGTGGTCGATCGGCGGCCAGCAGGCGACAGGCGAGACGGTCCAGGCAACGTTCGATGATATCGACAACTACACCGTGGCGTTGACCGTCACTGGCGAGAACGGACTCACCGACACGACCGAGCAACTGATACCGGTCAGCGGACAGGCGCCGACAGCAGCCATCGAGCATACACCATCCGAACCCATCCCGAACGAAACCGTCACGTTCAGCGCGGCACCGTCGACCGACCCTGACGGTGAGATCGTCTCGTACCAGTGGCTGATCGGCACGGAATCGAAGTCCGGAGAGCAGATCGAGCACACGTTCGACCGAGCGGGAGAATTCCACGTGCAACTGACGGTAGAGGACGAAACCGGGAAAACCGACACGGTCCAGCAGCGGTTCGTGGTTTCGGAGCCGACGCCGACGGAGCCAACCCCGACACCGACACCAACGGAACCGACTCCGACACCGACACCGACGGAGCCGGCTCCGACCAATGACACCGACAGCGCGACCGGGGTCAGCGAGTCAACCGAAGACGAGTGGGTCCCGATCGGGGCGGGCGCGCTGACGACGCTGACTGGTATCGCCGGCTGGCTTCACTTCGGTCGCGACGTGCCCGAGGACGTACACGGCGTCGACAGCGCAGAAAACGGTCAGCCGGTAGATGACGAGCCGCCGGCGCAACTGCCGGACGACGAGTCCGAATCGGAGAACGAGTGA
- a CDS encoding HTH domain-containing protein — MSSIELTPSQRNILQELVNLYRERESAVKGEDIAEQVDRNPGTIRNQMQSLKALQLVEGVPGPKGGYKPTANAYDALQIQEMEQPAEVPLFHDGERVEFANVEEINLTSVHHPEKCRAEIKLQGSIGEFDEGDTVTVGPTPLSKLQVVGTVEGKDDTGNSLILTIDDMLAPAEEPEH; from the coding sequence ATGTCATCGATCGAATTGACTCCCAGCCAGCGGAACATTCTCCAGGAGCTCGTCAATCTCTACCGCGAGCGGGAGAGTGCAGTCAAGGGCGAAGATATCGCCGAGCAGGTCGACCGGAACCCGGGAACGATCCGAAACCAGATGCAGAGTCTCAAAGCCCTGCAGTTAGTCGAGGGCGTGCCGGGGCCGAAAGGCGGCTACAAGCCGACGGCAAACGCCTACGACGCGTTGCAGATACAGGAGATGGAACAGCCAGCGGAAGTACCGCTCTTTCACGACGGCGAGCGGGTCGAGTTCGCGAACGTCGAGGAGATCAACCTGACGAGTGTCCACCACCCCGAAAAATGCCGGGCGGAGATCAAACTCCAGGGCTCGATTGGCGAGTTCGACGAAGGGGATACCGTCACCGTCGGCCCGACGCCGCTGTCGAAACTACAGGTCGTCGGGACGGTCGAGGGGAAAGACGACACCGGCAACAGCCTGATTCTGACGATCGACGACATGCTCGCACCCGCTGAGGAGCCGGAACACTAG
- a CDS encoding NAD-dependent epimerase/dehydratase family protein, protein MDGKRVLVTGGAGFIGSNLANRLAEDNDVIVVDDCSLGTPENLVDDVEFHERTVVGTDLPTDVDVVFHLAARSSYAMHEEDPQRGARVNVEGFVNTVEQARQDGCDTVVYASTSSIYGTRTGPSPEDMPVAVNTGYEASKLARERYAEYFANHYDMTMAGLRFFSVYQGYGGAEAHKGEYANVIAQFADDIAHGDSPVLYGDGTQTRDFTHVSDIVRGAILTAEHELEGVYNVGTGDRYSFNTVVAMLNDELGTNVDPEYVENPIPDSVYVHDTCADATKLREATGWEPEIDFEEGIRRVCAQYE, encoded by the coding sequence ATGGACGGGAAACGCGTACTCGTGACCGGCGGTGCCGGATTCATCGGCTCGAACCTCGCCAATCGGCTCGCCGAGGACAACGACGTGATCGTCGTTGATGACTGCTCGCTCGGGACGCCGGAGAACCTCGTCGACGATGTCGAGTTCCACGAACGGACCGTCGTCGGCACGGACCTGCCAACGGACGTGGACGTGGTCTTTCACCTGGCCGCTCGTTCCTCGTATGCGATGCACGAAGAGGACCCCCAGCGCGGCGCCCGCGTCAACGTCGAGGGGTTCGTCAATACCGTCGAGCAGGCCCGTCAGGACGGTTGTGACACTGTCGTCTACGCCTCGACCTCGTCGATTTACGGGACTCGGACCGGCCCCTCGCCCGAGGACATGCCCGTCGCGGTCAACACGGGCTACGAGGCGTCGAAACTCGCCCGCGAGCGCTACGCCGAGTACTTCGCCAACCACTACGACATGACGATGGCCGGACTGCGGTTCTTCTCGGTCTATCAGGGCTACGGCGGCGCGGAGGCGCACAAAGGCGAGTACGCGAACGTCATCGCGCAGTTCGCCGACGACATCGCACACGGCGACTCGCCCGTCCTCTACGGCGACGGCACGCAGACCCGGGATTTCACCCACGTCTCCGATATCGTTCGCGGCGCGATCCTGACCGCCGAACACGAACTCGAAGGGGTCTACAACGTCGGGACCGGCGACCGCTACTCGTTCAACACCGTCGTCGCAATGCTTAACGACGAACTCGGAACGAACGTCGACCCCGAATACGTCGAGAACCCGATCCCCGACTCCGTATACGTTCACGACACCTGTGCTGACGCGACGAAGCTCCGGGAAGCC